The DNA segment ACAAGTTTTATCAATGATCTGATCTCTTCTTCATGAAAATATGCTGTTGGTCCTGTGACTGACAAAGGAGGGAGTGGgtatgatgaaaaacaaacaatgtgagAGCTACATTCAGTGTTGAGCTcacacagtcaacaacaacacgGAGGGAATGAAACTCATTAAGCAGCCTAATTAGTTCATTTCCCTCttcagaaaacatgaagaaagcTACATCTGCCAAAGGTGAGTTaatgtaaatgagaaatgatTCATCAACAGGCTGTAAGTGtatttttccttcatgttaccatctctgtctcactctgtcagAGCTGAATGTGGTGATTGTGGGATCACAAGGCTCACATAAAGATCTGGTTGGAAACATCATCCTGGGAAGAAACGCGTTTGATGCCGTAGATGCAACATTCGACTGTgagaagggagagggagaagtgtGTGAGCGAAGAGTCACGTTGGTCCAAACCCCTGGATGGCTGCGAGGATATCAGCTGTGTGATACAGCAGAACTTTTCAAGACAGAGACGATTCTCAGCGTCACTCTGTGTCCACCTGGACTGCATGGTTTCCTGCTGGTGATTAATGCTGAGCTTCCATTCACAGATGTCTACAAGAAGGCGACAAAGGAGCACTTGGAGTATTGTTTTGGTGAGAAGGTGTGGGATCACACTGTAGTGGTCTTCAGCCACAGAGGCGATATAGTCCATGAAACCATTGAGGATTACATCAGTAAAGAAGGGGCACCACTCCAGCCGCTGCTGGAGGCCTGTGGTAACAGGTATCATGTTCTCTGTGATGATGGGACAGACAAAAGCACGAACGTCAGACAGCTGTTTGAGAAGCTTGACACCATGGTGGCAGAAAACAGTTGTTATGAAGTTGAGAGCAGGCTGATACAAACTgttgaagagaggaggaaggaagtggACAAAAAAGCTGAGGAGTTGCGTCTGCAGACACAAGAACAAAGGCAAAGGCTCAGAAGGCTCCTGAGTGGTCAGTTGAATTTGTCTTTAAGCCATCATTCCTTTTGGTAATAACATTGTAATGgcaataaaacagcagctacaacatTGCTAACAAATCTATTTGGAAAATCAAAGGCAAACAGTAAATTATCACCCAAATGtctgttgtaaacatccatcacactTTACAAGAATGATTTAATCTCAAAAAGGTCCACTTCAAGGTTTTCAGAGATTTCAAccacattttcaccttttaagcttagtttctttttgttataaattttcaaaagttacaaaaatcATACCCGAGTTGTAATAACCAAGAATTGTCCCTTAAATTAACCAGATTTAACTGTTTTCTTACACAGAGCCAAAACCCAGCCTGAGAATCTTGATGGTCGGGTGGGTGTTTTCTGGGAAGAGTGCCGCTGGCAACAGGATTTTAAGAAGTGAAGTGTTTCACACTGGTGAGAGAACGATGAAAGCTTTAAAGCAAAGTGGCGAGGTGGCTGGAAGAGAGGTCATGGTGGTGGACACTCCTGGATGGTGGAAATTCTTCCCAGCGTCATTTATCCCTGAAGTTGTTAAGTCTGAGATTTTAGAAGGGGTGTCTCTGTGCTCGCCATCACCAAATGTCATTCTGCTGGTGGTGCCGCCCGACACATCATTTACTGATGAACAAAAAAGAGTCACAGAGGACAACATGAAGCTACTTGGACAGAGAGTGTGGAGACATGTAATAGTGCTGTTCACATCTGGGGACACTTTGGGAAACAAATCTATAGAGCAACACATTGAAAGTGAAGGAAAGCCTCTCCGTGGGctgattgagaaatgtggaaAGAGGTATCATGTCCTTGACAACACGAGCGAAGCTGGTGATCAGGTaacagagctgctggagaagatggaggagatggTGGCAGGAAACTATTCTTTGCACCTCAGTGAAACAGATGATCCAcaacaagaagagaaaagtgatgaaccaactaaaaacaaagatgagaaCACAGCCAAAGAGATCACAGAACAACTTAACATCAAATGGGATCGCAAGAACTGGGAAGAACACTGTACGTTAAAAGGAGACGACAGTATGGATTTACCAATGAACTGTAAGTATCCAAATGCACTGACACAACAGTATTTGTAATAGACCAGAATTAAATAGAAGaaactttattgtccacctGGACTGTATGCATCTCAAATCATCAACATCATACAAAAATACTATATTTGTAGAATTTTCCATTATTGAAATTTCCTGGCATGGGACCATTTTTGGGCTGTGTACTTTAGGTTGGCccacaacagcagggccagcccttTAATGTCcatggtccagccatatacaaTGTCTAACCTCGTCATGTTATATAATGTACGTCTTTTACTATGGCTTCCCcctaaatgatgatgatttgacTAATTTGGAAGCTTCATCACTGTACACAGACCATCACACAGTAATAGCGCTTGGCAGGCTGTAAACTTTTAAGTCTCTTAGTTCCTAAATTGAAAGTCGTAATAACTTATCtacacctgttttttttctactatGACAAATCAAAATGGATGCAGTGGGAAAGATCAGTATTGAAACAAAACTAGTAAAAATTCAATTAACTTGGTAGCCTATTGAAATAAGTTTTTCATCAGTGGTTTACGTGACATTCCCCTCTAGTGCACCCAGTCTAGTTCTACGCAGCCCTTTACCTGGACAAAGCTGCATTAAACTGATCGAAACAAAAAGACATGCTTTAGAATATTTTCCAGAAGTATTTTCAGTAGGTTTCATCCTTTAAATAACTAACATGATTATTGTATTTTCTAACCAGTTAGTGAAGACAAGCAGAGGCTCAAAGATTtcaaagcagaggaagaagacaaaCGACAAAGTGAAGATGATGCAGGATCCGTCTCTCTGAACATGAAGGAATTGTTGGAGAGAGAGTGGATCAGACGAGAGGCATCAATAGAACATTACTACAAGTTCTTTGCAGGTGAATAAACCGAATATCCAAAGTAAGTAAATTCTGTCTTGTTcagttttgtattgtttttacattttattttctgccacAGGTAAGCGCCATCTCTGAACCAGATGCTGATTAGCTGTGGAAATCAATTCTATTGTGTCAGAAAACCTGCGCAACTTCAGGCTATGAGTCAACCTCTGCCACTAGCGGGGAAGCAAAGGAAGGGAATGCACGAGAAGAAGTACTTTAATGTACAAACCATCTGTTTGTAATGTGAAAGATAACTAATTTAATGCACTTTATATTCAAGCATGTTTAGTAAATTTAGCGCGTTCACAGTGAAAACCATTCCTGTTTGAAACATTGATATGTCCATGTTGCACAAAGGAACTGGGAACAAGTAGGCAGAGTGtgggtatttttcttttcttcttttagtgCAGATTATTGTTACCTGGCCAGCACCTGCAAATGAATTATAGTTGTGGTTGTGCCTGATGATTGCCTT comes from the Seriola aureovittata isolate HTS-2021-v1 ecotype China chromosome 21, ASM2101889v1, whole genome shotgun sequence genome and includes:
- the LOC130162476 gene encoding GTPase IMAP family member 8-like isoform X1; translated protein: MKKATSAKELNVVIVGSQGSHKDLVGNIILGRNAFDAVDATFDCEKGEGEVCERRVTLVQTPGWLRGYQLCDTAELFKTETILSVTLCPPGLHGFLLVINAELPFTDVYKKATKEHLEYCFGEKVWDHTVVVFSHRGDIVHETIEDYISKEGAPLQPLLEACGNRYHVLCDDGTDKSTNVRQLFEKLDTMVAENSCYEVESRLIQTVEERRKEVDKKAEELRLQTQEQRQRLRRLLSEPKPSLRILMVGWVFSGKSAAGNRILRSEVFHTGERTMKALKQSGEVAGREVMVVDTPGWWKFFPASFIPEVVKSEILEGVSLCSPSPNVILLVVPPDTSFTDEQKRVTEDNMKLLGQRVWRHVIVLFTSGDTLGNKSIEQHIESEGKPLRGLIEKCGKRYHVLDNTSEAGDQVTELLEKMEEMVAGNYSLHLSETDDPQQEEKSDEPTKNKDENTAKEITEQLNIKWDRKNWEEHCTLKGDDSMDLPMNFSEDKQRLKDFKAEEEDKRQSEDDAGSVSLNMKELLEREWIRREASIEHYYKFFAERFCDSSEIDCTDKLM
- the LOC130162476 gene encoding GTPase IMAP family member 8-like isoform X2, translating into MKKATSAKELNVVIVGSQGSHKDLVGNIILGRNAFDAVDATFDCEKGEGEVCERRVTLVQTPGWLRGYQLCDTAELFKTETILSVTLCPPGLHGFLLVINAELPFTDVYKKATKEHLEYCFGEKVWDHTVVVFSHRGDIVHETIEDYISKEGAPLQPLLEACGNRYHVLCDDGTDKSTNVRQLFEKLDTMVAENSCYEVESRLIQTVEERRKEVDKKAEELRLQTQEQRQRLRRLLSEPKPSLRILMVGWVFSGKSAAGNRILRSEVFHTGERTMKALKQSGEVAGREVMVVDTPGWWKFFPASFIPEVVKSEILEGVSLCSPSPNVILLVVPPDTSFTDEQKRVTEDNMKLLGQRVWRHVIVLFTSGDTLGNKSIEQHIESEGKPLRGLIEKCGKRYHVLDNTSEAGDQVTELLEKMEEMVAGNYSLHLSETDDPQQEEKSDEPTKNKDENTAKEITEQLNIKWDRKNWEEHCTLKGDDSMDLPMNFSEDKQRLKDFKAEEEDKRQSEDDAGSVSLNMKELLEREWIRREASIEHYYKFFAGKRHL